Sequence from the Fictibacillus arsenicus genome:
TGTTTCGCGATCTGAAGACTGGCTGTACGGGGATAGTTGAGCAAGTGTCAGTTCTTTTTCATCAAACTCAATTTTTGCCGAAGCCATTACCTTTACATATTCAGAGCTTAATTTATTTTCTAGTTTTAAATCTTCAAGTACAGCATCTGAATATGTTTTGACCTTTAATTCTGCCAGACGAAACAACTGGCTGCCCCACTTCTTTTCTAACTCATCCTTATAAGGAGACTGTACAAGCGCCTCATGAAATGCCGTTACCATGCCTTGGTAGACAGGAAGATTTTCATCCATAAATGCCTGTTCTTCTTTATAATAAGCGTCTTCCGTGTTAATCGTATGACGGATCTTCGCTAATCTCGCCTTTGACTCAAAGCTGTTGCGAAGTGAAACAACCTTTTTCATTGCTTCGTTCTGTTCATCTGCTGATGACGCATCACGAAAAATCTGTACTGCTTCTTCAAAAGCTTTTTTCAGTTCTTCCACATTTGGTCTTTCATATGTAAATTCACTAAATTTCATGTCGATGCCCCCTATAAATTTTGCTTTATACCAATTTCTACAAACCGCTCCCTTTCTCCTGTAATATCCCTTACTTTTTCGGTAGAATAAAGGCAGAAGAGTTTAAGGCGGGAGAACAGATGAAAGAGTATCAGACAGATCCTTTTAAAGGGACATTCGGAAGTCTCGAAAATTTAGCTGATAAAATCAGTGATGTCTTGTCATGCCCTGTTACCATTGAAGATCAGAACCATCGTCTTCTTGCATACAGTACGCATGAAGACGGCACAGACCCTGCACGAGTCGCAACAATTATCGGCCGGCGCGTTCCTGAAAAAGTCGTCAACAGCCTCTGGAAAGACGGAGTGATACCGAGGCTGCAGGAAAGTGATGATCCCGTGCGGGTAAGTTCCATTCAAAAAGTAGGGCTCGGAGACCGAGTTGCTGTATCCATCAGGAAAAACAGCGAGGTCCTCGGGTATATTTGGGTTCTTGAAGTGGAGAAAAAGTTAACCACAGATGACATGCATCTCTTAAAACTAGCTGCCGTATCCGCTAAAAGCCAGCTTCTTCAAATGCAGATCGGAACAAAAAAGAAGGAAGAAAACCGCCAGGAGCTTTTTTGGAAGATGCTGACCGGTAACCTTCCTCAAGAAGAACGCATTCTTGAAAAACTGCATGAGCTTAATATATTGCCGGTTCTCCCTGCTACCGTATTTATATTACAGCTGGAGGAAGAGATCACACCTGCCTTAGAAAAAGATATCTTGTACCTAGCTGCTGTTAATCAAAAAATCAACGTCCTTTTATCTGCAGCCGATTCGAACCAAATGCTGCTGCTCGCTTCACCGGTCGGAAAAGAACAGCCGCTTGAACTGGCAAAATCTTTCGTTGAGTCATTTTTCACTCATATGAAAGAGCGATTTTCTGTCTCGGAAATCAAAGCAGCCTACGGAAGTCTAGTTACATCGTTCTCACAAGTAGAGAAAAGCTATAAAGAAGCATCGAGTGTTTTAGCTGTTCAAGAAAAGCTCGGTGGTGAAACACTTTCTTTAACCGGTTATCACGAACTTGGTATTTACCAATTTTTAGATACGATTTATGAAAAACAACAAAGACAAGGCTATCAGAACGAAATGCTTAGAACACTGCAGGAATATGACCGGCTTCACAAAACAGAGCTTTATCACACATTAGAGACCTATCTGACAATGGATGAGAACTTAAATAAATCCTCAGAAGTACTTCATATCCATATGAATACACTGCTATACCGGTTAAAACGCATCGGTGAAATCACGAACATCGATCTGAAAAGTCCTCATCAAAAGATCATGATCTACCTGGATTTTAAGATAAATAGGTTGTTTTAGAAGGTTTTGCGCAATCTTTGTTGCTCTTGAATGAGGTTAATTTCCGCTGCAGGACTCGCTTTCCGCAGGGTGTGCGGTGAGCCCATTCGTCGCCTTGCGACATTGAATGGTCTCACCTGTCCCACTCATCCTGCAGGACAAGGAAGGCTCCGGCAGCGATATATCGCACGAAGAAAATGTGATTTTCATTTTCGAGGAGTCTCACCCTTCCGCTCCAATTAACTTTTCAATGGAGAATTTTTCAAAATCTCTCTGTAGCAACAATCTTTTAGAAAAGAGACTGTTTAGAATAAGCGTTTGTGAATTATCACAAATGCTTTTTTTGTTTTTCTAGTTTCCTAACAATGAAAAGCTTTTCTCCTCCTTTTATACTGAAACCACAATTGAAAACGCACTCAACGAGTTTACTTATATAGGAGGATTCACAAATGATTATTGGAGTTCCAGCAGAAATTAAAAATAACGAAAACCGCGTTGCGATCACGCCATCAGGTGTAATGACGCTAACAGCGGCAGGCCACACTGTGTTAGTTGAAAACAATGCAGGTGTAGGAAGCGGATTTACAAATGAGGATTATGCAGCAGCAGGCGCGCAAATCTTAAAAGATGTTAAAGATGTATGGGCAGCAGAAATGGTAATGAAGGTTAAAGAACCTCTAGCTTCTGAATACAAGTACTTCCGTTCTGATCTTATTCTGTTTACATACCTTCACTTAGCAGCTGAGCCAGCATTGGCAAAAGCTCTAACTGAAAGAGGCGTAACAGCAATCGCTTATGAAACAGTTGAATTTAACCGCACTCTTCCATTATTAACACCAATGAGCGAAGTTGCAGGGCGTATGTCTGCACAAATCGGTGCACAATTCCTTGAGAAGCCAAAAGGCGGAAAAGGTATTCTTCTTGCAGGCGTTCCTGGAGTTCGCCGCGGTAAAGTTACAATCATCGGAGGCGGTGTTGTAGGTACAAACGCAGCTAAAGTTGCGATCGGACTTGGTGCTGATGTTACAATCATCGATCTAAGCCCAGACCGACTTCGTCAATTAGATGATATTTTCGGAAACAGCATCCAAACATTAATGTCTAACCCATTAAATATCGCACAAGCAGTAGCTGAATCTGATCTAGTAATTGGTGCTGTACTTATCCCAGGAGCAAAGGCACCTAAGCTTGTAACAGAAGAAATGATCAAAGCCATGACTCCAGGATCTGTTGTTGTTGACGTAGCGATCGACCAAGGCGGTATCTTTGAAACGGTTGACCGCATCACAACACACGACAACCCAACTTATGATAAGCACGGTGTTGTTCACTATGCAGTAGCGAACATGCCTGGTGCAGTGCCTCGTACTTCTACGATCGCACTTACAAACGTAACAGTACCTTATGCACTTCAAATCGCTAACAAGGGTGCACAAAAAGCAATCGCTGATAACCCATCTCTAAAAGCTGGTCTTAACACAGCTGGCGGTTATGTAACATATGAAGCAGTTGCAACTGACCTTGGCTACGATTATGTTGCGCCTGAGGCAGCTCTAGAAAAAGCCGTTCAAACTGTATAATAATTAAATTCCAAACCTCCCATCTTTTTTGGGAGGTTTTTTACATTTAATAAAACCTTAACAATCAACTAACCTTTCCTTAATATTATCCAAATATAATTTCCTAGAGTGACCAAAATCATTTCAGGAGGTTCTAGTATGCAATTTTCTAAAAAGGCTTTAACCGTTGCACTTGCATCTACGCTTGCCGTAAGTGGCTTAGCTTTCAATAATGCTTCTGCAGAGAACCAAGACAAAAACGAAATCCGCAACGTTATCTTTTTAATCGGTGATGGCATGGGTCCAACTTACACAACAGGATACCGCGCACTTAAAGATGACCCAAAAACACCAATGATGGAAGACACAGCGTTTGATAAGCATTTGGTTGGTATGCAGTCAACATACTCTTCAGATGAAAAAGAGAGTATAACAGATTCAGCAGCTGCAGCAACATCCATGTCAGCAGGTATCAAGACATATAATGGTGCCATTGCAGTAGATATGGAAAAACAAGACGTAAAAACTGTTTTAGAGCAAGCAAAGGAAGATGGTAAGTCAACTGGATTAGTTGCTACTTCTCAGATTAACCACGCTACTCCTGCTGCTTTCGGTTCTCATGATGAATCGCGTGAGAATTATAATGAAATTGCAAATGATTACTATGATGATATGATTGACGGCAAGCATAAAGTCGATGTGTTATTAGGTGGCGGGACGAGCTATTTTGTTCGTAAAGACCGTGACATTACAAAAGAATTTAAAAAAGACGGCTATTCTTATGTAACTTCTAAAAAAGAAATGCTCAATGATAAAAACGAACAAATTCTTGGTCTTTTTGCTCCTAAAGGCTTGGATAAAAAGATTGACCGTCCTGCAGAACAGCCTTCACTTAAAGAAATGACAAATTCTGCACTAGATCGTTTAAACAAGAATGATAAAGGTTTCTTCTTAATGGTTGAAGGTAGTCAAATCGACTGGGCTGGACACGATAATGATGTAGTTGCAGCTATGAGCGACATGGAAGATTTTGAACAAGCTTACCAGTCTGCAATTGAATTTGCTAAAAAGGACAAGCACACATTAGTTATCGCTACAGCTGACCACTCAACAGGCGGTATGGCAATGGGCCGTGACGGTGAATACCAGTGGGATCCTTTAGCGATTAAAGCTGCTAAGAAAACACCTGACTTCATCGCAAAAGAAATTGCAGAAGGTGCACCAGTTGAAGAAACACTAAAGAAATATATTGATCTTGAGCTTACACCAGAAGAAGTTCAATCTGTAAAAGACGCTAAAGAAAAGAGCGGCGATGTATTAGAAATCGATAACGCTATTGAAAAAATCTTTGACCTTCGTACAGGTACAGGCTGGACGACTGATGGACACACTGGCGAAGACGTAACAGTTTACGCTTATGGTCCTGGCATGGAGAACTTTACTGGTAAGATCGACAATACGGATACAGCTAAAGAAATCTTTGCTATTCTTAAAGAGAGCAAATCTGCTATCCAAAAATAAACTCAATTTTAATTGGGTAGTCTATTTAAAAAGCATCCCGTTCATTACTGCGGGATGCTTATCTATTAGGAGGTGTTTTCCGTGCCTTTTAAAGGATGGATGATACTAGGGTTAACAGCAGCACTTATTATGGGTTGTTCTACCGATAATACAGAAAAGAATAAAGAAGAAAAAACACAGCAACAAGAATCTGAACAAAAAGAAACTGACAAAAATTCAGATAAAATGACATTCACAGACAGCTCTCAAGCTCCTGATGATACAAAACTTACGGAAATAAACAAATCTGTAGAAGATGCAGATGGGATTGTCACATTAAAGAAGTATAAGAAGTTAGATGAGGAACAAAAAGCTGATTTAATCTCTCTTACCCTATCAGAGGTAAAAGTTTTGCAATATAAGCCTTCTGTAGACTTGATTGATTTTTTTCACAGTTACACACATGAGCAGAAAGAGTTTCCGTATGTGAGAGTAAATGTCCGAATTAAAAATAACGGAAACAAACCCGTCCACTTTGCTCCTGTATCTGAAATAAAGACCGACCAAGGAGAAAAAGTAACGTGGAAGGAAGATTTCTATTTAGAAAAACTAAATGGTGAAATCAAACCAGGTGAAATAAAAGTCGGAAGTCTAGGTTTTATATTAGAGGATACAGATCCGGAGAGTATTAAGACTATAACAATTAAGTCTAGTGAAGTCATCAACAATGAGAAAAAGAAAATCTCAGATCCTCTTTCTTATGAGGTGAATTTTGAATAAATATATTACCCGATTAATGGATAATTCCATAATCGGGTTTTTAAATTTTAATTATCATTCATTTAATTTCATTTACATATATTTTGGAAAAGAATCCAAAAAATGATTGCCATTGAAATATAATTAATTTATTATTATAAATAATCGGACAATTTAACAGGACATTTATGGTCTTGGGGTAGAGATGAGGAGAACCCTGTGATCAATAAAATGTATTACATTTTTTGTAGTACTTTTTATTGCTCATGGGGATTTATTTATTTTTCTAGAAAAAGCAACTATAAGGAGGAGTATGAATGAAGTTCAAGGTTTTAGCACTGTTTACTGTATTACTGGTTTTTCTTGCAGCTTGCAGCAGCGGCGGATCAAAAGATGAAGTTACAGAAATAGACTTCTATTTTCCTGTTGCAGTCGGTGGTGATGTCGCTAAGATTGTGGATGATTTAGTTGCAGATTTTGAAAAAGAAAATCCCGATATTAAAGTTAACGCTAGATATGGAGGCAGTTATTCTGAAACAATGACTCAGGTTATGGCTGCCGTTCAAGGCGGAAACCCTCCTGAATTAGCAGTATTATTCTCCATTGACCTCTTCACCTTGTTGGAGAATGATGTCATTGAGGAAATGACTCCTTTGTTTGATGAAAAATATTTCAATGATTTTTATGATGCTTTTATGGCAAATTCCTCCATTGGCGATAAGGTTTATAGCCTTCCTTTCCAAAGAAGTACAATTGTTCTCTACTACAACAAAGATGCTTTCAAAAAAGCTGGACTTAATCCAGACGCTCCTCCAAAAACATGGGATGAATTAGTCGATTACAGCAAAAAGCTAACGTTGAATGGCGGAAAGGATCAGTGGGGTCTAGAGATTCCTAGTACTGGTTATCAATATTGGATGCTTCAAGCATTAGCACTGCAGACAAAGGAAAATATTATGTCCGAGGATGGAAAAGAGACGTATTTTAATGCACCGCATACGAAAGAGGCTATGCAATTTTATGTTGATTTAAGTAAAAAACACAAGGTTATGCCTGAGGGTACAATCGAATGGGCAACGGTTCCATCTGACTTCTTAAGTGGGAGAACAGCAATGATGTACCACACTACCGGTAACTTAACCAACGTAAAAACGAATGCGGAATTTGATTTTGGTGTAGCTTACCTCCCTTCTAATAATCAATATGGATCTCCTACGGGCGGCGGAAATATTTATATGTTCAAAGACATCCCTAAAGAAAATAAAGATGCAGCTATTAAATTCATGAAATTTTTAACAGAGCCTGAACGGGTTGCTCAATGGTCCATTGATACCGGTTATGTTGCTACAAGAAAATCTGCTTACGAGACGGACGCATTGAAAAAATATGTAGAAGAATTTCCACAGGCAATCATTGCCCGCGAACAATTAGAATACGCAGACAGTGAGTTAGCTACCTACCAAAACGGAGAAGTTCAAAAAAT
This genomic interval carries:
- a CDS encoding PucR family transcriptional regulator is translated as MKEYQTDPFKGTFGSLENLADKISDVLSCPVTIEDQNHRLLAYSTHEDGTDPARVATIIGRRVPEKVVNSLWKDGVIPRLQESDDPVRVSSIQKVGLGDRVAVSIRKNSEVLGYIWVLEVEKKLTTDDMHLLKLAAVSAKSQLLQMQIGTKKKEENRQELFWKMLTGNLPQEERILEKLHELNILPVLPATVFILQLEEEITPALEKDILYLAAVNQKINVLLSAADSNQMLLLASPVGKEQPLELAKSFVESFFTHMKERFSVSEIKAAYGSLVTSFSQVEKSYKEASSVLAVQEKLGGETLSLTGYHELGIYQFLDTIYEKQQRQGYQNEMLRTLQEYDRLHKTELYHTLETYLTMDENLNKSSEVLHIHMNTLLYRLKRIGEITNIDLKSPHQKIMIYLDFKINRLF
- the ald gene encoding alanine dehydrogenase, with amino-acid sequence MIIGVPAEIKNNENRVAITPSGVMTLTAAGHTVLVENNAGVGSGFTNEDYAAAGAQILKDVKDVWAAEMVMKVKEPLASEYKYFRSDLILFTYLHLAAEPALAKALTERGVTAIAYETVEFNRTLPLLTPMSEVAGRMSAQIGAQFLEKPKGGKGILLAGVPGVRRGKVTIIGGGVVGTNAAKVAIGLGADVTIIDLSPDRLRQLDDIFGNSIQTLMSNPLNIAQAVAESDLVIGAVLIPGAKAPKLVTEEMIKAMTPGSVVVDVAIDQGGIFETVDRITTHDNPTYDKHGVVHYAVANMPGAVPRTSTIALTNVTVPYALQIANKGAQKAIADNPSLKAGLNTAGGYVTYEAVATDLGYDYVAPEAALEKAVQTV
- a CDS encoding alkaline phosphatase, which encodes MQFSKKALTVALASTLAVSGLAFNNASAENQDKNEIRNVIFLIGDGMGPTYTTGYRALKDDPKTPMMEDTAFDKHLVGMQSTYSSDEKESITDSAAAATSMSAGIKTYNGAIAVDMEKQDVKTVLEQAKEDGKSTGLVATSQINHATPAAFGSHDESRENYNEIANDYYDDMIDGKHKVDVLLGGGTSYFVRKDRDITKEFKKDGYSYVTSKKEMLNDKNEQILGLFAPKGLDKKIDRPAEQPSLKEMTNSALDRLNKNDKGFFLMVEGSQIDWAGHDNDVVAAMSDMEDFEQAYQSAIEFAKKDKHTLVIATADHSTGGMAMGRDGEYQWDPLAIKAAKKTPDFIAKEIAEGAPVEETLKKYIDLELTPEEVQSVKDAKEKSGDVLEIDNAIEKIFDLRTGTGWTTDGHTGEDVTVYAYGPGMENFTGKIDNTDTAKEIFAILKESKSAIQK
- a CDS encoding DUF4352 domain-containing protein: MPFKGWMILGLTAALIMGCSTDNTEKNKEEKTQQQESEQKETDKNSDKMTFTDSSQAPDDTKLTEINKSVEDADGIVTLKKYKKLDEEQKADLISLTLSEVKVLQYKPSVDLIDFFHSYTHEQKEFPYVRVNVRIKNNGNKPVHFAPVSEIKTDQGEKVTWKEDFYLEKLNGEIKPGEIKVGSLGFILEDTDPESIKTITIKSSEVINNEKKKISDPLSYEVNFE
- a CDS encoding ABC transporter substrate-binding protein translates to MKFKVLALFTVLLVFLAACSSGGSKDEVTEIDFYFPVAVGGDVAKIVDDLVADFEKENPDIKVNARYGGSYSETMTQVMAAVQGGNPPELAVLFSIDLFTLLENDVIEEMTPLFDEKYFNDFYDAFMANSSIGDKVYSLPFQRSTIVLYYNKDAFKKAGLNPDAPPKTWDELVDYSKKLTLNGGKDQWGLEIPSTGYQYWMLQALALQTKENIMSEDGKETYFNAPHTKEAMQFYVDLSKKHKVMPEGTIEWATVPSDFLSGRTAMMYHTTGNLTNVKTNAEFDFGVAYLPSNNQYGSPTGGGNIYMFKDIPKENKDAAIKFMKFLTEPERVAQWSIDTGYVATRKSAYETDALKKYVEEFPQAIIAREQLEYADSELATYQNGEVQKIFNDAIQSILTGKSNVDESLDKAQKDAEKVLEPFKE